Part of the Pieris brassicae chromosome 5, ilPieBrab1.1, whole genome shotgun sequence genome is shown below.
ATTAGCGATTTTTTGACAATTGGAATTGGAAAACATGGTTGTTTCggtaaatttacaaaacaacGTAGAtgtcaattttattgttaatattttaacaagttaGCTTCCTAGACAGTTATCGCTGAGAGTATGGTCCTCTCAAAATTTGGGTTCATTATTTGTGCTACAAAATCGGTTGACACGTAGAATCTCGtcaagtttataaattattcaaaattccGCTTatcatataaacaaataaaaaccaacTATAcgcttatatgaataaaattctgGGAGGaggtaacattatttatttaaataaataatagtagaaGTTATTCTCGAGTCATACAGCACTAAAACAAATGAGTGATAAGTTCTAAACTacgttatacattttataaactaagaaatttagttgagaaataaagttctttaaacataaatttgctCTAATGTATGTGTTTTTCTAGCTTAAGCGAAAAAAAGCGAATCTTCTAAGGacatacaattatattgttttccaAATACATATAACTATGTCCTAAGAAATTGATTAAGCAACGTCACAACTCCTCGAAAGTTCAGTTCAGTTTAGTGTTGCCATTTTAATCCATAAGctagatttaaatataatactggctgtaaataaaaagtacattTGTTTTCTACATGTTTTATCTATgttcaaatatttgaataatccATTTGACCCATAAAAGTCGATATTTCAAATCAAACAACGCTCTATTTGTGTAGTACACAAATATCGAACAAGTTAACAATTTACACGAATACAAAACGTGAAATGCCGCcagttacaatataattatttatcacaCATTGGTTTAGATGACACGATTGTATCAAAAAGCATATTATATCAGCTAATAGTAAAGTTTGTAGTAAACCTAGGTAGGGTTCAAACGGTAGTGTCGTATTATGAAAATAGTCgtaattacattttacaacTTCTATTATAAACTAGGTGTCACCGTATAGGCACgcctttgatatttttttccacaTTTACTTCCGAAAACGTCAATAACACTCCCCTAACCTCCTCCccatttgaaataaatgaatgaaacgTGGTAGTTCAGCTTtgtttagtataaatataaatgtaatatgatAGACGAATGTCATCATTTTGTTGTGATTGGTCACAATCGTCAAGCGTCTCAAGTCCAATCAGAGACACGCGATTCACCGTTCCGTTTGGCAATCACAATTAAGCGAAACGACTGCGGTACTTCAAAGATTGGAATtaacgatttaaaataaaagaaaatatgatttttaaatagtctGCATAAAGGACGCAATAGCCccttaaaaacattataacaaGCTTTATACATTACATTGACAAGCAAATCAATATTGCAGTATATTACACATGTAAAAATGCAAACGAGTTCAATGTTGTTTATATAAGATCATTGACATTGACGTGAAATCATAAAAACAACCTTATTCCTTTTCAATAAGAATTAAACTTCAACAAGTTAATTGATTTGAATATGTTCGCAATCGCAAAGGGCCATATAACggtatttttaaacagttaTTAGTACAATGTGTGTTATCAAAATCTCGAGCTATGTATAATTTGAGGGAATAacaaaatacagataaattTAGGCATTTTGATTATGAATAccgtatttattttcaaaacaataCAGTTATGTGGTAAATTAAAAGCCTGTCAGTTTAAAATCGTGATGTATTAATTCTTAACTGGAATAAAGATGTAAGTACAGTTATTGTTATGATCGATCACGCGCTAATCTTACCATGCTTTATATCTATTCAACTTGTATGTTGTTATAGTCAACAGACAAATTTAATCGTATcgcttaataattttactaaaatctaattaaaaccttaataaaaataaatttccccAGAACACTTATAACTCgagaacggctggaccgatccAGAAAAACTGTTAAGTTATTCCTACAGATAACTGtgttaaattttgttactttattaattctttttattataaacaaaaataactagATTTGTGCTCTTGTTTATTTCAGTCTGAAGTGAAAATCAAGTTTGTATGTGCCTATATATCGAAACGAGCCCGTATTTGTATGgaaaaatgtcaaaaatgaacaattatcaaaaatgaattttatatatgatgtaTGAGTGACAGACAATACGggtcattaaaataatagttgtaAACAGTACCTATTTAGAAGAaggtttttaatacataaataacaatttgtaaaactttgcaaattaaaattcaatattggCTTGAATTACACCTATTTCATTGATTTCGCGAAATTCCGAAATCAAATCTTCTACACTAAAATTAGaagcttttaaaattgtaaggGAACCAATTAGAATCTAATCAGACGTTTGAAATCCGGCTGCAAtaacacaaaacaattaaacgtTTTGTTGTCgacaataatttatagaaacaCGACTGTCGCTTAATGTCGAGGATGCAACCTTTACgataagattaataaaatttaataattgtacacCCCATTAATGCCACAAGCCTACGTGATCTAAGATTTTAGTGGATTTAGTGTTATCAAAGCcctgtttattattttgcacATTCATTAAATTGGACTACATACTTATTTGACAATCTGTCTGGGTTGTGTCTGAATTTCTTCATTCTTGTTAGTCACACACACAACATCCTCCAGTTTCCCCTGTCTTCGGCTTCCTTTCACCATCATCTCCCCTAATTTCTAGGGAATATAGTGCAGTGGAATTTTGCACCACTGGTGTTTTTGTGCTCGATACACCTTGCTGCCAGTGCCCGATTTCTGGACTTAGTCATTTCGTCTACCCACAGTCtggaaataaaacattatataagtGCAAATCATTTTCTTGCTTTAAAATGATGTAAGCGATATCTATCAGTCTAATAAggctatgtaatttttatagctatataaacaaaactaaatatctCGTAACTAAAAGATCTAAATTCTAAGATTCACCTTGGCTTCACTCTACACTAATATGATTGAAAGTTTGTTTGATTACTGTCAACTTTTCgtcttgaattttttttactttctatagttcacaaaaaaaaattaggtaTAGGTTCCTTTTTTAAACGACATTAAATATCTTCAGTCTTTAGTAAACGTCTGCTACTAGTCataggtatttattaattaatgaaaaactaactttagtttgttttatattatctaaacTACTAAATTCTAAGTAAATCCACGCACAACATCTGTTTAGGAAGTTAGTAATTTGGGTCgtttttgtcaatttaatcGTGAGAGTTATAGAATTTGCATGGGACTCTGGGGAGCAGTGCTAtaatgcacttgcgagctttcttgcaatgtgagtgtccatgccgcctgcccgtttgcctcctattacatcaaaaaaatcaatagcttttttgtaaagttatgataaaacttctttaatattatttttattacaataagttataattttgataGGAATAGGAAAGGAATGTAACGAAtactatagtcaacattttagtttttagtattgttagtgtcgtttttttctacaaacgtacaataaaaaatttgaaaagatttttatcttgttcgCCAAAGACGTATATAACTTCTAAGTTCTAAACACAAGcttttttaactatatatacgttctcaaaatttattaaccgATCGTAATGAAAATCATATCAAACCAAACCAGAGCGGGTTTGGTTTGATACGCATATATAATACGTACTACAGTAGTTGTTAGTAATTAGTTAGTAGTTCTTagatactaatattttaaaggaattttttgtatgtttgttacGAGAAATCTATATGAGTTTACCATCAGTccgaaattacaatttattttaccatGCTACGTTACCCCGTGCAATAAGAGGTCGGAAGTAATTATAATGGTCACAAATATCagaaatattcaataattccGTAAGTACATATAGGAGAAAGTATATACAGATAATGTACCTAGGAGATAGGTCCTTTCACTACTTAAAGCGATGGATTTATTAGCTCTTATTCAAACCAGTTTTTTCAATTCTTTCGGCCTGACTTGAACCTCAATTTGCATTGCGGGTTAATGACCTGAACTTGAAAACCCGCCCAGCAATTGTATGCAAATTTTATACTTTCTTATTGTGAATTGTTACAAATGTGACACATTTGCGGTTAAATGCgtcatatttgtttttaaagaagGGTTTGGAGTGATTGTATCTAAGTTTTGTAGTTGGCCGGTCAAATCTTATCAATTGTGATTTCCGTTTCACAAAAACGTATGCGTCATGTGACAGAGTTTAGAACTTTTATAGTGTGTGTAGCTATATTGATACTCGTATTACTGTTACTAACTGATATATACTgctattttaaagtattgcAAGTTGCTTTAGACTTAAGTCTTACGACTATTCTTGAGTTTTATACTTTTCTTAAACATCTTATATCATCGTAAcgcattatataaaaattctatatGAAGAATCATTACATAAAGTtacactatatttttattaataatgcatTATACCACCATTGTGTGAAATGAATaacttgaaaattattttattattttaaagctaaTATATGGTTTAACAGAACGATTATGATACAATAGTGTGACATTGAGATTAAGCTTAGAATTTCATTCgtcgtttatatatttttttagtattttcacTTTGATTACATATTTCTTGTATTGAAACTTACACAAAACACACACTTAATgaatgttcaaataaattttcaagaaATGTAAAGATTAGAAAGATCTAAATATTTCTGATATtccattaataatttagttttgattTGTGATTATGTGTATTGTTGGTGCaaggtataattaaaatcaatttttactaaaaggaaaattatgagtaaaaatgtatagtaTTCAAGTAAGTAGATAGAAATAAGCAAAGCCTAGTGATAATCTAACAAAAACTCGGAATAACAATCATCATATAATCTGATAACGTatcttttacaaataaaaacacttcATAACGCAAACTgtgattaagttaataatgACAAAGCCAATAGGAGTCATTGAAAGTGATAGGTCgactatgtaaataactaatttgatattttgtgTCAACCGCAGTAGACCAATaggtaataacaattaaattaaaataaagtggctgattaatattaaacctCGTCAGGGAAAGGTGCACGtgagtaataaatattcaaaaatttatcaaacattacatttacaaaacaatacattagtattaattctatatacaatcaataataataattaaattgtcttAGCAATGATTTAAGCATATGGGATTGATAAGTcgtaatacatttcttttggCTTTTATTTTAAGGGCGTAATGCAAgacaattatttaactaagATACGTTACGAACACAGTCCACTAATGTCTATATGAAACTTAAAGATAGCGTGCTCTAAATTAGTCATAACGGGTTCGGCCCATTAGTCGCACAAAACAGATCATTTGGGAGACAATAAAGTGATCTGTCACCTTGGCCGACCCAATGACCGGCATAGGTAACTGTGTTAACGatttttattacgtttaaCACCACTACAACATTCCATACGGGCTCCTAAACGGTTGGCCTACTCTACCCCtcatataaataagattacaaCGAGATGAGAGATCAGTGCACCTCCAACGCTTCGATGTAACTCGCGGGGCTTAAGTTTTAATACctactgtttatttttatagaaatcgGGATGAGTCAACAGGCGCTGTGTTTGGCTTTATTGAGCCTTTTGGCGATCGCGCAGTGTGGACCTCCAGGCAAACCGACGCTAGGATGGGGCGAACGGACCTTCGCTATCGTTGAAGTCAACCAAGCAGCTACAGCTTATAACCAGCTTGTAACAAGAAAAGATGCAGCTGACGTTACAGTTACATGGAATGTATGGTCTGGAGATCCAGCAGATTCAGCTAAGGTTTTATTAGATGGAAAAGAATACTGGTCTGGGGATTCCAGGGCTGCTGGTACagctacttttaaaattaagaaaggTGGTCGCTATATGATGGAAGTCCAGCTTTGTAACAAAGATGGCTGCAGTTCCAGCGATCCGACAGAAATTATTGTTGCCGACACAGATGGTAGTCATTTACCACCCCTAGATTACACTCTGGATGAAAAACACAAGCCATTTAAACAGACGTCAGGAAAGGTTGTTGGTGCCTACTTTGTTGAATGGGGAGTTTATCCAAGAAAGTATCCCGTTGACCGTATACCAATCCCGAATTTAACTCATCTTTTGTACGGTTTTATCCCGATTTGTGGTGGAGATGGAATCAACGACAGTTTGAAGGAAATCGAGGGAAGTTTCCAAGCGTTACAGAGATCTTGCAGTGGCCGAGAAGACTTTAAAGTATCCATTCACGACCCATGGGCTGCGTTACAAAAACCACAAAAGGGACTTTCTTCCTGGAATGAGCCATACAAAGGCAACTTTGGCCAACTGATGTCGTTAAAACAAGCAAGACCAGATTTAAAGATTCTTCCTTCTATTGGTGGTTGGACCCTCGCTGATCCATTCTTCTTCTTCGATGACAAGGTAAAGAGAGCGCGTTTCATTGACTCCGTAAAAGACTTCCTTCAAACCTGGAAATTTTTCGATGGAGTAGACATAGACTGGGAATTCCCTGGGGGTAAGGGCGCAAACCCGACACTTGGTGGTCCTAAGGATGGTGAAGTCTATGTTTTGTTAATGAAGGAGCTAAGAGAAATGCTTAACGAATTATCCGCTGAAATGGGTAAGAAATACGAATTAACATCAGCTATTAGTGCTGGATGGGACAAAATCCAAGTTGTCGACTACAAAGCTGCGCAGACCTTCATGGaccatatttttgttatgagCTATGACTTTAAGGGTGCATGGTCCAATGACACTTTAGGTCATCAAACCTCACTTTACGCTCCCGAGTGGAACTCAAAGGAAACTTATACCACTGACTTTGGTGTTCAGTACCTATTGGCTCAAGGCGTAAACCCAAAGAAAATTGTCGTAGGTG
Proteins encoded:
- the LOC123710242 gene encoding chitinase A-like produces the protein MSQQALCLALLSLLAIAQCGPPGKPTLGWGERTFAIVEVNQAATAYNQLVTRKDAADVTVTWNVWSGDPADSAKVLLDGKEYWSGDSRAAGTATFKIKKGGRYMMEVQLCNKDGCSSSDPTEIIVADTDGSHLPPLDYTLDEKHKPFKQTSGKVVGAYFVEWGVYPRKYPVDRIPIPNLTHLLYGFIPICGGDGINDSLKEIEGSFQALQRSCSGREDFKVSIHDPWAALQKPQKGLSSWNEPYKGNFGQLMSLKQARPDLKILPSIGGWTLADPFFFFDDKVKRARFIDSVKDFLQTWKFFDGVDIDWEFPGGKGANPTLGGPKDGEVYVLLMKELREMLNELSAEMGKKYELTSAISAGWDKIQVVDYKAAQTFMDHIFVMSYDFKGAWSNDTLGHQTSLYAPEWNSKETYTTDFGVQYLLAQGVNPKKIVVGVAMYGRGWTGVHNYTEGNPFTGIATGPCKGTWQDGVVDYREIANEIAQNKWEFHYDNVAQAAYVFRPSTGDLVTYDNARSVTEKGKYVRKNYLGGLFAWEIDADNGDILNAMNMALGNSPA